From Candidatus Nomurabacteria bacterium:
AGTTCGTACGGCGCTACTCCGCGGTCATTGAGTTCATAGAGCGCAATGCCATTGTCTCCTGCATCAACCGGCTGGACGATCTGCGCATCGATCTGGTCCGAGATCTCTTTTGAACCACAGATCTGCTCTCCATACTCACGCCAGACCAAGCCAAATGCTGCGTACGGAATACCGTTCTCACGAGCTGGAATACCGTTTTGATGGTGATCAAAGCGCTGTGTCGCTGGATCAAACCGATCTCCAACATCAACTACCCAATCTGCTTTATCAATCTCATCACGCTCTCTAGTGCGAATGATCTTAATTGGCTCTTCGGCTAAAAGTATCTTGATGGTGGCTACTGCCAATACGTCATCGGGATGGAAACTACCATCGTGCGTTACAACTGTCTGCATGTCGGATACTATACACCCGATAGACTAATTTGTGTCTTTTTCGTATAGTGCTTTTATGTTGATATTGTCGATCGAAACATCATGTGACGAAACCGCAGTCAGCCTCGTCGAGGCCCGCGGTGATTTTCCGCACGCAACCTACGAAGTGCTTGGTGATGCACTCTGGAGCCAGATCGATGTTCATCGTGAGTACGGCGGCGTGTTCCCCGCTCTCGCGAAGCGGGAACACGCCGCCACGATCGTACCCATGCTCGAAAAAGCGATCAAGGAATCCGGGCTGGCAGCTCATGAGTACACACCTGGACTTGATCAAGAGACCGAGGCAAAAGTGCGCGAACTGTTAAATCGTGAGCACGGTCTCGCCGATCAATTACTCACCTTCCACCGAGAACATGGTTCGTTTCCGATTCATCTGATCGCTGTCACGAGTGGACCGGGGCTCGAGCCAGCCTTATGGGTGGGTGTGAATTTTGCCAAAGCGCTCGCACTTTTGTGGGACACACCGATCATCCCAACCAACCACATGGAAGGTCATGTGCTGGCCAGCATTTATGATGCCGATCGAGACAATCAACTTTCAGATATTTCTTTCCCCGCCATTTCGCTCCTGATCTCTGGTGGACACACTGAGCTCATCCTTATGAAGAACTGGGGTCAGTATGAAAAGATCGGACAGACTCGAGACGATGCGGTCGGTGAGGCGTTTGATAAAGTCGCACGCTTAGTGGGAATCCCATACCCCGGCGGGCCAGAGATCTCACGGCTGGCAGCAGAGGCCCGAAAACGAAAACTCCCTGCCTTTACAGAACTCCCGACACCAATGCTCCACTCCGGCGATCTCGACTTTTCGTTTTCGGGCCTCAAGACCGCGGTACGTTATGCAGTACAAGACCGCACCATGACTCAAGATGAAATCGCTGCACTCGCTCGGGATTTTGAAGATGCGGTTGCTACAGTACTCGTGAAAAAGACCTGTGATGCACTGGAGGAGTATGGCGCACAAACTCTGATCGTCGGTGGTGGTGTAAGCGCCAATCAATACATCAAACGAACGATGGAAGCCAAACTACTCACTGACCTACCAGATGTCACCTGTTACTTCCCGCCGCCAGGACTCTCAACCGACAACAGCATCATGATCGCCCTTGCGGGCCATGCCAAAGCATCAGGAGCAATCGCACCAAACGCGACAGATGTGATCAGAGCTGATGGAAATAAGAGTTTAGCATAAATACAAAAGGCGGCCGGAGCTTTCTTTGCTCCGGCCGCCTTTGTATGAAAACTAAATCTTTACCATACCTTCCCGCAATACCTCCACCCCACCCCCCACACACCGCACTACCGTAGAAGCCTGCCCTTCTCGAACTCCACCATCGATCACTTTCGTGATCATGTGTGCCCGCTCGCCAAACTGCGCAAGTATCTCAGCGGGCGATGCTGCCGTCGGCTCACCATGGACATTCGCACTTGTGCAGGTAAGCGGCACACCATCACTTTCTTTCATGTACTCAGCGATCAATTGCTGTGCGAGCGAATCAGATGAGATGCGGAAACTCACTGTGTCATCGGCGGCGCGGCAGTACACTGGCACCACGTCACTCGCCGCAAGCACCAACGTCAGTGGCCCCGGCAAATACCGCTCTACCAGCTGCCGCGCCGCCTCCGTCACCACCCCCAGCCGCTCAATATCACCAAGATCACGCACCAACCA
This genomic window contains:
- a CDS encoding threonylcarbamoyl-AMP synthase; this translates as MTEIILYPTETIYGLGVNAFDQAAWEHLCVLKARETAQTASWLVRDLGDIERLGVVTEAARQLVERYLPGPLTLVLAASDVVPVYCRAADDTVSFRISSDSLAQQLIAEYMKESDGVPLTCTSANVHGEPTAASPAEILAQFGERAHMITKVIDGGVREGQASTVVRCVGGGVEVLREGMVKI
- the tsaD gene encoding tRNA (adenosine(37)-N6)-threonylcarbamoyltransferase complex transferase subunit TsaD — encoded protein: MLILSIETSCDETAVSLVEARGDFPHATYEVLGDALWSQIDVHREYGGVFPALAKREHAATIVPMLEKAIKESGLAAHEYTPGLDQETEAKVRELLNREHGLADQLLTFHREHGSFPIHLIAVTSGPGLEPALWVGVNFAKALALLWDTPIIPTNHMEGHVLASIYDADRDNQLSDISFPAISLLISGGHTELILMKNWGQYEKIGQTRDDAVGEAFDKVARLVGIPYPGGPEISRLAAEARKRKLPAFTELPTPMLHSGDLDFSFSGLKTAVRYAVQDRTMTQDEIAALARDFEDAVATVLVKKTCDALEEYGAQTLIVGGGVSANQYIKRTMEAKLLTDLPDVTCYFPPPGLSTDNSIMIALAGHAKASGAIAPNATDVIRADGNKSLA